In the genome of Salvia splendens isolate huo1 unplaced genomic scaffold, SspV2 ctg342, whole genome shotgun sequence, the window CAAAAGTTATgactcaatttaattggaaAGAGGGAGTAAATAAAACTTACTTAGTGAACAACGATTTTGGTTATCCTGTTTTTTAGGCGATTGAGTCCAAAGTTAGTGAATTGGCTGAGTAATTGAGTCGCAACTCGGGAATTTGactttataataattaaaaattgacaATTGAAGAATCACCTCTAATGATTTACTAATTTACTTCaacaaaaaattcaaaactGGGACATAAATTACAATTATTACAGTTACTTATTTAAAAGTTTGTATGCGACACGTATGACCGTAACAAAGGTAACTGATTGCTTGCATGTGTACAGTTGGATCGTCGCTGTCTCAATAATCGTATGACCTTATGGGTTAATAAATCTTAGTACACAATTACTACAAAACTAGACTAAAAAATGAACGATTTATgaacaaatagaaagaaaaaccAAACAAACTTGAATATTGAAATGAGCTAAGACAACAGCAGATAGGATTAGGATAAGATGAGAATAATGTAAAGCTAAAAAAACGAATCTTGATATTGGTTTATGCTGAAAAGAAAGCGAGTGGAGAAGTGAAGTCGACCACAAACTCGTGCTTTTTTGACAAAAGAACATTTCAATAGTTAGCCAATTCAATTAGAGATAAGAAGTTAGGTGCATCAAGATAGAACAAATGGATTTCATCAATGTTGCATCCTAACATCTTCTTGTTATTTTTCTACTGAACTGAACCACAGCATCACGATGGTGTGCTCCATCCAATGATGTCTTAATTTGTTCGGCCTACTCCTTCGAAACAACTTAGTAAGGAGCAATTTGATGTTTGTGTATCGACTACTATTTCCAACGTTACAATGTTTAAATTGCAAGAGCCCACAAACCAGACAATAAAGATTGACGCCAACCTCGAAAGTTGATGGTACATTTCGGATTTCAATTATCCAACCATTTATGACTGGAATTTATAGGCAATCACAAAAGATAGCAGTTGGGGATCGAGAAGCAAAACTAGTACAACAGAGTGATATTCCGTACTTCTAATCAAGATCACGAAATTTGTACAATGCTCATGAACCACCCAAAGCATGATTATAACTTACAATTATAGTAGTATTCATTTCTCAACCTCTAGAATTGGCAATGAAAAAAGGGATGGAAAACCTCACTTCTTCCCACCACCGGAGACATTGaacttgaaaaaaataatgtCCCCGTCCTGGACAACATACGTCTTCCCTTCCTGCCGGTACTTCCCAGAAGCCTGCACAAGAGATAAGTAGCATAAATTTCCAGAATAATGGCACCAAAAGGAGTTATCATCGGCCACATAATTAAATACTCTACCTTCACTGCTGATTCACTTCCAAGTTCCTTAAGATCTTCAAATTTCATAACCTAAAACACAAGACAGGATTCAGCGTAAGCAAACGAGTTCCCCGAGTTAAGAAAACAATTTCTTTCATAAACATTACAGAAACTCCTTAATATCTGCTAACTATCACAAACAATAGAGCcaaacaaaaagtaaaaaataaagagggAAAACTACCTCAGCACATATGAAACCTCGCTCAAAATCAGTATGAATTGCTCCTGCAGCTTGAGGAGCTTTAGTCTGACGACGGATTTGCCAGCACTTTACCTGCAAGAGAGCAGTTGGACACATTGTCAATATTGTCAGAGCTAAAGAACAATAAACGGATACATAACCTGAAGAGCTTCTAAGTGTATCACGGAGGCAAATATGGCTAGTTAGCACAAACTTTAACTTCTATTGGAGTAATTATGATAGGTTAACTAGAgtattttttacattaattc includes:
- the LOC121789808 gene encoding obg-like ATPase 1 yields the protein DKAEFEIIFLCYSALPKIIKTGFAAINLIYFFTAGPDEVKCWQIRRQTKAPQAAGAIHTDFERGFICAEVMKFEDLKELGSESAVKASGKYRQEGKTYVVQDGDIIFFKFNVSGGGKK